One Felis catus isolate Fca126 chromosome D1, F.catus_Fca126_mat1.0, whole genome shotgun sequence DNA segment encodes these proteins:
- the DDI1 gene encoding protein DDI1 homolog 1 produces the protein MLVTVYCVRRDLSEATFSLQVSPDFELHDFRVLCELESGVPANEIQIIHMEQVLADDHSSLGSYGLRDGDVVVLLQKESAGSRTPGRTASLPHVELAGPAEPGTSGGRQQHPPQHLQRRVQPRGLSSGEKRVSAQSLDSPVLIRSMLLSSPHDLSLLKERNPRLAEALLGGNLETFSRVLMEQQRERALWEQERLRLYSADPFDLEAQARIEEEIRQQNIEENMNIAMEEAPESFGQVAMLYINCKVNGHPLKAFVDSGAQMTIMSQACAERCNIIRLVDRRWAGIAKGVGTQRIMGRVHLAQIQIEGDFLQCSFSILEDQPMDMLLGLDMLRRHQCSIDLKKNVLVIGTTGTQTSFLPEGELPLCAKLVSSAGQEESSDKEAVDTIKRSVKDLGRKKH, from the coding sequence ATGCTGGTCACCGTGTACTGTGTGCGGAGGGACCTGTCGGAGGCGACCTTCTCCCTTCAGGTCAGCCCTGACTTCGAGCTGCACGACTTCCGCGTCCTGTGCGAGCTGGAGTCGGGGGTCCCCGCCAACGAGATCCAGATCATCCACATGGAGCAGGTCCTGGCCGACGACCATAGCTCGCTGGGCTCCTACGGCCTCCGCGACGGTGACGTGGTGGTGCTGCTGCAGAAGGAGAGCGCGGGATCCCGGACGCCGGGCCGCACGGCCAGCCTGCCCCACGTGGAGCTGGCCGGGCCGGCAGAGCCGGGCACGTCGGGCGGCCGCCAGCAGCATCCCCCGCAGCACCTGCAGCGCCGGGTGCAGCCCCGCGGCCTCAGCTCCGGGGAGAAGAGggtgtccgcacagagcctggacAGCCCTGTGCTGATTCGGAGCATGCTGCTGTCCAGCCCCCACGACCTGTCGCTGCTGAAGGAGCGCAACCCCCGCCTGGCCGAGGCCCTGCTCGGTGGGAACCTCGAGACGTTTTCGCGCGTCCTGatggagcagcagagggagagggcccTGTGGGAGCAGGAGAGGCTTCGTCTCTACTCCGCGGACCCGTTCGACTTGGAAGCTCAGGCCAGAATCGAAGAAGAGATCCGGCAGCAGAACATCGAGGAGAACATGAACATAGCGATGGAGGAGGCCCCGGAGAGTTTCGGGCAAGTGGCCATGCTCTACATCAACTGCAAAGTCAACGGGCACCCTCTGAAGGCCTTTGTGGACTCGGGGGCCCAGATGACCATCATGAGCCAGGCTTGTGCCGAGAGGTGCAATATCATCCGGCTGGTGGACCGGCGCTGGGCTGGCATCGCCAAGGGGGTGGGCACACAGAGGATCATGGGCCGGGTCCATCTGGCTCAGATTCAGATCGAAGGGGATTTCCTTCAGTGCTCGTTCTCTATCCTCGAGGACCAGCCCATGGACATGCTTCTCGGGCTGGACATGCTCAGGAGACATCAGTGTTCCATCGACTTGAAGAAAAACGTGCTGGTGATCGGCACCACGGGCACgcagacttccttccttcctgagggGGAGTTACCCCTGTGTGCCAAGCTGGTGAGCAGTGCTGGGCAAGAAGAGTCTTCAGACAAGGAAGCAGTGGACACTATTAAGCGTTCGGTCAAGGATTTAGGACGGAAAAAGCACTGA